From Schizosaccharomyces pombe strain 972h- genome assembly, chromosome: II, the proteins below share one genomic window:
- the def1 gene encoding RNAPII degradation factor Def1, translating into MSENKKFRPKKVGNTEQVSEKQHTDTALNISQDNKTSSSSAKRGAKGRRGTKGKSGPANSSQTSNIEGSNALELEFDRDSQLSVLQELFPSWTIDDLSFALEEADRDLELTILHITEGHASKWGEVKKKPIPKTKSKPTSHAPVSDNVSSTFRNATRKSKKPSASKDTSRGVRKSKAGAPSDPSSVHAPSSLEKPAGTGDLPSSEISTKAPASTTVSSSVDPGTINEDSSMKDHTTSNEQASVLTSANTAASTNTNGTAGGTSASAKSTSAADQAVASSKPIKKAWASVAKSKKKVTPAPAPAPESEPSKPSIAPSQPSKTNVSAAYEKPAELSSSSVPFPHKSQDSATPANVETTPSTATSAPKKSTAPFAINAVKPAPGLSNISSASLPKPSFAKQAAVGSQSSTTSMTTARLLSDRFPVVMPVANTAAIPEKVQVRFGSLTLGGEDKKSTKSSSDNIAQSGPRSSYFPKKTVSPKPEAKKEASKVAESTKIPKKQHTSAYESRAPQSKVPENLKESHVNETPYRGLHDVNLPASGNASSVSAIPPQVSAQTTIPAASTSATSGPVVGKQSAGYGGIYSPATHGISPQPYAGASLIPPSTGAAFNNETASSNAGETTALPYSSRFMNPVENRSANSPFDNFQHIDHSTELGYASNTSQQYQQTSHPAYTTMSPIEYGQAAPAAHYYNERNQYSQYDNVAGSASNTPDVHSVMHNKVASSNATSLPAAGTATPSPVVSQQQPQPYAFPPMYPIPYVSYGYGTMPYNNNKFGQPQQGYMSQSGFNDFPPIFGGHSNVYNRQQPGNVSGMSGTQTSNPINNATANTSGMTEKAAGHRDSVIGNGGVTGANSMSSTLGGLSSMSGMGRAAPGMFMGNVGSFENLSANAASPYGLPPQQTPLTNAATQQTTSFQSNANKVNNANSQPAGFPFNSGASTNAGSNGLGGYNAYNQSFINRPGGWYGNA; encoded by the coding sequence ATGAGTGAGAATAAAAAGTTTCGGCCAAAGAAGGTCGGAAATACCGAACAAGTTTCAGAAAAGCAACACACAGATACAGCGTTAAATATATCGCAAGATAATAAAACTTCATCCTCTTCCGCCAAGAGAGGAGCGAAGGGAAGGCGAGGCACCAAAGGAAAATCTGGCCCGGCAAATTCGTCTCAGACTAGTAATATAGAGGGATCAAATGCGCTTGAGCTCGAATTTGATCGTGATTCGCAGTTAAGCGTATTGCAAGAGCTGTTTCCTAGCTGGACGATTGATGATTTAAGTTTTGCTTTAGAAGAAGCGGACCGGGATTTGGAACTGACCATATTGCATATTACTGAAGGTCACGCCTCCAAATGGGGTGAAGTTAAAAAGAAGCCAATCCCTAAAACAAAGTCCAAACCAACAAGTCATGCTCCAGTTTCCGATAATGTCTCTTCCACCTTTCGTAATGCTACACGTAAATCAAAGAAACCTTCCGCTTCTAAGGATACTTCTCGGGGGGTTCGAAAATCAAAAGCAGGAGCTCCCTCAGATCCTTCTTCCGTTCATGCACCATCCTCTTTAGAAAAGCCTGCTGGTACTGGCGATCTTCCTTCCTCAGAAATTTCTACCAAAGCTCCTGCATCAACGACAGTGTCTTCTTCCGTTGATCCTGGTACTATTAATGAAGATTCCTCAATGAAAGATCATACTACATCTAATGAACAAGCTTCAGTTTTAACATCGGCTAATACCGCTGCTTCAACAAATACGAACGGCACCGCAGGCGGTACTTCGGCCTCAGCAAAGTCGACCAGTGCGGCTGATCAGGCTGTTGCATCTTCAAAGCCTATAAAGAAGGCTTGGGCTTCAGTTGCAAAGTCGAAGAAAAAGGTCACTCCCGCTCCCGCTCCCGCTCCCGAATCCGAACCTTCTAAACCCTCTATCGCTCCTTCTCAACCCTCTAAAACTAATGTTTCCGCTGCTTACGAAAAACCTGCTGAACTGTCATCCTCATCTGTTCCTTTCCCTCACAAATCCCAGGACTCTGCAACTCCCGCAAATGTTGAAACGACCCCCTCCACAGCTACCTCAGCTCCCAAAAAGAGTACTGCCCCATTTGCCATAAATGCAGTCAAGCCCGCTCCTGGGCTTTCCAACATCTCTTCTGCTTCCCTACCTAAGCCCTCCTTTGCGAAGCAAGCCGCTGTTGGCTCTCAAAGCTCTACAACTAGTATGACTACTGCTCGATTACTTTCTGATAGATTCCCCGTCGTTATGCCTGTTGCTAATACTGCTGCTATTCCCGAAAAGGTTCAAGTGCGTTTCGGAAGCTTGACACTTGGGGGTGAGGACAAAAAATCGACAAAGTCTTCTTCAGACAACATAGCACAGTCTGGACCAAGAAGTTCCTATTTTCCTAAAAAGACAGTTTCACCAAAGCCAGAGGCAAAAAAAGAGGCGAGCAAAGTTGCTGAATCCACCAAAATCCCAAAGAAACAACACACTTCAGCATATGAAAGCCGTGCTCCACAATCGAAGGTTCCCGAAAACTTGAAGGAATCTCATGTTAACGAGACACCATATCGTGGTTTACACGATGTAAATTTACCGGCCAGTGGAAACGCCTCTTCTGTCTCGGCCATCCCTCCTCAAGTATCAGCCCAAACGACTATACCCGCTGCATCCACAAGTGCTACAAGTGGCCCGGTGGTTGGTAAACAAAGTGCCGGATATGGCGGTATTTATTCTCCTGCTACACATGGAATTTCCCCTCAACCATATGCTGGTGCTAGTCTTATTCCTCCGTCTACCGGAGCTGCTTTTAACAACGAAACTGCATCTTCAAATGCTGGGGAGACAACTGCACTTCCATATTCTTCTAGATTTATGAATCCTGTGGAAAACCGCTCCGCCAATAGCCCATTCGACAATTTTCAACACATCGACCATAGTACTGAATTGGGATATGCTTCAAATACTTCTCAACAATATCAACAGACTAGTCATCCAGCATACACTACTATGTCTCCTATTGAATATGGTCAAGCTGCACCAGCAGCTCATTACTATAATGAGCGTAATCAATACTCACAATATGATAATGTCGCTGGTAGTGCGTCGAATACACCAGATGTGCACTCGGTAATGCATAACAAGGTTGCATCTTCTAATGCTACTTCTCTACCTGCTGCTGGAACAGCGACTCCTAGCCCTGTTGTTTCTCAACAACAGCCCCAACCTTATGCATTTCCTCCAATGTATCCTATTCCTTATGTGTCTTATGGATACGGTACGATGCCTTACAATAATAACAAGTTTGGACAGCCCCAGCAAGGATACATGTCTCAGAGCGGCTTTAATGATTTCCCTCCCATCTTTGGTGGACACAGCAACGTGTACAACAGACAACAGCCTGGCAATGTAAGTGGTATGAGTGGAACACAAACTAGCAACCCAATTAATAATGCCACTGCAAATACTAGCGGCATGACTGAGAAAGCGGCTGGACATCGTGACTCTGTGATTGGAAATGGAGGCGTAACCGGGGCGAACAGCATGTCAAGTACTTTGGGTGGTTTGTCTTCCATGTCAGGGATGGGACGTGCGGCTCCTGGTATGTTTATGGGTAATGTTGGAAGTTTTGAAAACCTTAGTGCCAATGCGGCCTCTCCTTATGGCTTACCTCCTCAACAAACGCCATTGACCAATGCTGCTACTCAGCAGACAACCTCTTTTCAAAGCAATGCTAACAAGGTCAACAATGCAAACAGCCAACCCGCTGGGTTTCCGTTCAACTCTGGAGCATCTACCAATGCAGGTAGTAATGGATTAGGAGGCTATAATGCATACAACCAGTCATTTATAAACCGACCAGGAGGTTGGTACGGTAATGCTTAA
- the rsn1 gene encoding Ca(2+) transporter Rsn1, whose protein sequence is MVIEKRESFIEVVINSLLNDNPAQAKFDKYSILVSLGFSSLLSVILLCIFTLLRTKFNTYDRCIPPMKKSLWGWIEPLWSIKVEDCLYNMGADAVISLLFSRFCRDVFLILAAICCTILIPINIVATNKTLANSDSQNAYAKLSIQNVTGNWTWAHVVICYVFNVLVLFLLARYYQIVMRIRQRYYRSPTYQQSMSSRSLLIMDIPTTMRSNNGLSILASRLKSSEAPMHVHICHAIKNLPKILKKHDNAVRSLEAVLAKFFKNPKKLPDDRPVRRVKQGLLTSEKVDAIDYYSAKIENYGLRVDAARESLYENEFEHYGFITYKSSYIAHDTARHNSRVAGASVSMAPEPSDFLWDNLSLAWSTRLFNRMIGNILFIILIIAWIIETALVAIFISNLYHLGSVWPWLQQQLTSRSGFWSIVQGILSPAVAGFTFMILEIIMRRISYWQGSFTKSSRERGVLNKLHIIFTLDNFIIYTLMAVFWRLGVIIAYKTKEEGNFAEGMSAFATFDTVGLSVSSFVQFSTFWIMFIAHSTCSFFVEIAQPITLTIRLIKTKFFSPTPRDLLEWTAPTKYVYSQVLNKLIYFFTIAICYACINPLVLLFASVLFCVNYLTQKYILMYVSNSSTESGGGYWRPVVNRILLGLELANIILFLCLWVQGGRVRAYCIIPNFSFAIAFKIWCMFALDPKSHYMIEDPYMKVVEPLENEISESEMCFGHPSTYAPLLVPMVRSDARALLPLFYSGRTETHNKFDFATDSDDASEKHLRGEEEPLENVDFVDIDNVDTAKEVHDQQQVQQLKKNLSRSYTRSRGVSLRARLNEEELPLTESITQDSQISIPETLESQSTEITPINVSEHYDKYYHIF, encoded by the exons ATGGTAATTGAGAAACGTGAATCTTTCATCGAGGTTGTCATTAATAGTCTTCTAAATGACAATCCTGCCCAAGCTAAATTTGACAAGTATTCAATTCTTGTGTCTCTtggtttttcttctctaCTTTCAGTGATTTTGCTGTGCATATTTACGCTTCTCAGGACAAAGTTTAA CACATACGATCGATGCATTCCTCCTATGAAGAAGAGTCTTTGGGGTTGGATTGAGCCATTATGGTCTATCAAAGTAGAGGATTGCTTGTATAATATGGGAGCGGATGCCGTTATCTCTCTGCTTTTCTCTCGATTTTGTAGGGATGTTTTCCTAATTTTAGCTGCAATTTGTTGTACTATCCTTATTCCAATCAACATTGTCGCTACTAACAAAACTCTTGCTAATTCTGACTCGCAAAATGCTTATGCGAAACTGTCAATTCAAAATGTTACTGGAAATTGGACATGGGCTCATGTTGTTATCTGTTATGTCTTTAATGTCCTTGTCTTGTTCTTGTTAGCCAGATATTACCAAATTGTGATGAGAATTAGACAAAGGTATTACAGAAGTCCTACTTATCAACAATCAATGAGTTCTCGTTCCTTGTTAATTATGGATATCCCAACAACCATGCGTTCCAATAATGGGTTATCTATACTTGCTTCACGTTTGAAAAGCTCTGAAGCACCTATGCATGTTCATATTTGTCACgctataaaaaatcttccAAAAATACTTAAAAAGCATGATAATGCTGTCCGATCTTTGGAAGCGGTTTTggcaaaattttttaagaatcCTAAAAAGTTGCCAGATGATAGACCAGTACGGAGAGTAAAGCAAGGCTTACTCACTTCTGAAAAGGTTGACGCAATTGACTACTATTCTgctaaaattgaaaattacgGTTTACGGGTCGATGCTGCTCGGGAGTCGCtatatgaaaatgaatttgagCACTACGGATTCATAACGTACAAATCATCTTATATAGCCCATGATACCGCCCGCCATAATTCCAGAGTTGCTGGTGCTTCAGTTAGTATGGCTCCAGAACCTTCCGACTTCTTATGGGATAATTTGTCATTGGCGTGGAGCACAAGGTTATTCAATCGAATGATTGGAAACATATTGTTtatcattttaattatcGCTTGGATTATTGAAACCGCTTTGGTTGCAATATTCATATCAAATTTATATCACCTTGGTAGTGTTTGGCCCTGGCTTCAGCAGCAGCTTACATCTCGTTCCGGTTTTTGGTCAATTGTGCAGGGTATTTTGAGTCCTGCAGTTGCGGGTTTTACATTTAtgattttggaaataatCATGAGACGTATCTCCTATTGGCAAGGAAGTTTCACTAAGTCGTCTAGAGAACGTGgtgttttaaataaactaCACATCATTTTCACCCTTGACAACTTCATCATTTATACCTTGATGGCTGTATTCTGGAGACTAGGTGTAATTATTGCCTATAAAACTAAGGAAGAAGGTAACTTTGCCGAAGGCATGTCGGCGTTTGCAACATTTGATACTGTTGGTTTGTCAGTTAGTTCTTTTGTTCAATTTTCAACCTTTTGGATTATGTTTATCGCTCACTCTacttgttctttttttgtcgAAATTGCTCAACCTATAACCTTGACAATTCGATTAATAAAGACAAAGTTTTTTTCTCCTACTCCTCGAGACTTACTAGAGTGGACCGCTCCAACCAAGTATGTTTACAGTCAAGTTCTCAACAAGTTaatatacttttttacTATTGCTATTTGTTACGCTTGCATAAACCCTTTGGTCCTTTTGTTTGCAAGTGTATTGTTTTGCGTCAATTACTTAacacaaaaatatattttgatGTACGTATCAAATTCCTCAACCGAAAGTGGTGGTGGGTATTGGCGCCCAGTGGTGAATCGTATTTTACTGGGATTAGAATTAGCAAACATAATTCTGTTTTTATGCTTGTGGGTACAGGGAGGTCGTGTTCGCGCTTATTGCATAATTCCAAACTTTTCCTTTGCCATTGCCTTTAAGATATGGTGCATGTTTGCTCTTGATCCAAAATCTCATTACATGATTGAGGATCCATACATGAAGGTTGTGGAGCCCTTGGAAAATGAGATTAGTGAAAGTGAAATGTGCTTTGGTCATCCATCCACCTATGCCCCATTGCTCGTGCCGATGGTTCGATCTGATGCTCGTGCACTTCTTCCCTTGTTTTACAGCGGACGTACGGAAACACATAACAAGTTTGATTTTGCTACTGACTCTGATGATGCTTCTGAGAAGCACTTACGTGGTGAGGAAGAACCATTAGAAAACGTTGATTTTGTTGATATTGATAATGTGGATACAGCCAAAGAAGTGCATGATCAGCAACAAGTTCAGCAACTcaagaaaaatttgtcCCGATCTTATACTCGTAGCCGTGGTGTTTCTTTAAGAGCTAGATTGAATGAGGAGGAGCTGCCTTTAACAGAATCTATTACCCAAGATTCTCAAATTAGTATACCAGAAACTCTTGAATCCCAAAGTACGGAAATTACACCAATCAATGTCTCCGAACATTATGATAAATATTAccacattttttaa
- the gpd3 gene encoding glyceraldehyde 3-phosphate dehydrogenase Gpd3 → MAIPKVGINGFGRIGRIVLRNAILTGKIQVVAVNDPFIDLDYMAYMFKYDSTHGRFEGSVETKGGKLVIDGHSIDVHNERDPANIKWSASGAEYVIESTGVFTTKETASAHLKGGAKRVIISAPSKDAPMFVVGVNLEKFNPSEKVISNASCTTNCLAPLAKVINDTFGIEEGLMTTVHATTATQKTVDGPSKKDWRGGRGASANIIPSSTGAAKAVGKVIPALNGKLTGMAFRVPTPDVSVVDLTVKLAKPTNYEDIKAAIKAASEGPMKGVLGYTEDSVVSTDFCGDNHSSIFDASAGIQLSPQFVKLVSWYDNEWGYSHRVVDLVAYTASKD, encoded by the coding sequence ATGGCAATTCCTAAAGTTGGTATCAACGGTTTCGGTCGTATTGGCCGTATCGTCCTCCGTAACGCCATCCTCACTGGCAAGATCCAAGTTGTCGCTGTCAACGATCCTTTCATCGATCTTGACTACATGGCATATATGTTCAAGTACGACTCTACCCACGGTCGCTTTGAGGGCTCCGTTGAGACCAAGGGTGGCAAGCTTGTCATCGACGGTCACTCCATCGATGTCCACAACGAGCGTGACCCCGCCAACATCAAGTGGTCTGCCTCTGGTGCTGAGTACGTTATTGAGTCCACTGGTGTCTTCACTACCAAGGAGACTGCCTCTGCTCACTTGAAGGGTGGTGCCAAGCGTGTCATCATCTCTGCTCCTTCCAAGGATGCTCCCATGTTCGTCGTCGGTGTTAACTTGGAGAAGTTCAACCCCTCCGAGAAGGTTATCTCCAACGCCTCTTGCACCACCAACTGTTTGGCTCCCCTTGCCAAGGTCATCAACGACACCTTCGGTATTGAAGAGGGTCTCATGACCACTGTTCACGCTACCACTGCCACCCAAAAGACCGTTGACGGTCCCTCTAAGAAGGACTGGCGTGGTGGTCGTGGCGCCAGCGCCAACATCATCCCCTCCTCCACTGGTGCCGCCAAGGCCGTCGGTAAGGTTATTCCCGCTCTTAACGGTAAGCTTACCGGTATGGCTTTCCGTGTCCCTACCCCCGATGTTTCCGTTGTTGACTTGACCGTCAAGTTGGCCAAGCCTACCAACTACGAGGACATCAAGGCTGCTATCAAGGCTGCCTCTGAGGGTCCCATGAAGGGTGTGTTGGGTTACACCGAGGACTCTGTTGTCTCCACCGACTTCTGTGGTGACAACCACTCCTCCATCTTCGATGCCTCTGCCGGTATCCAACTTTCTCCTCAATTCGTCAAGCTCGTCTCTTGGTACGATAACGAATGGGGTTACTCCCACCGTGTTGTTGACTTGGTTGCCTACACTGCTTCCAAGGATTAG
- the tre1 gene encoding Transferrin receptor-like protease Tre1: MTDEKHVYVPPPKDPPSYEEVALHSALNNSAPPNDGEQNETSMEEMEIIEPPSEDSSRFPLLRTKLAAIHEGWESACHSFEIRFASTFHRIPFQFLYLAVIATVIILASYYGYFDGVPAWRSVHHYGEDVLLNYIKGCDISDTRQQVMTLSSIPHLAGTVGDSSLLQMIMNRLYYEKGTIVDFREFYAYLNFPQLVSLSIDGDDSFHPSLIESYQVGGYDGVSIPTPATFGGSPSGFVNAPLVYANRGRIEDFEWLVNSGIYVESSIVLVRANQSDFALATANAEKYNASAILIFEDTYLTSLDNLNQVYPAGPYPSANSLYRGSVANHYYYVGDPLTPGWSAHEETNRISPKDANVLPSIVSIPITFNDGIELLKRLQGHGHLVKDSNWCQDLAPVLSEVWTGSKISSPGLEVNVLQDIEDKQKIINIMAQIDGYESDQILVVGAPRDSWCTGASDSSVGTSLLIDVISTFANMAQDLSWKPRRTIVFASWDARQFNAIGSTEFLEYWKESLEAKAVAYINVDVAVSGDTFTARTVPGLKKVIQRAFDVANEEDEMKAANIITDDFDYTSDLTSFLTFAGIPVVNLAFERNEENPTPMPFLGSCEDTVSWIDTFGSEYWENAARLGKIWSYLILFLANDPVVPYDLEDEINGVGEMLKRIPEIPGANALDLRKINEEFSELLESLIRFEDEIREWKSLMMHNSYTVSVKKHPELEGYNAKLARFERSFLDEAGLPGHEWYKHLIYGPNLRNSHSQLFPSIFDALLYGDVEAAQKEVKRIALALDRAHNEIRFA; encoded by the coding sequence ATGACTGACGAGAAGCATGTTTACGTTCCTCCTCCAAAGGACCCTCCTAGCTATGAAGAAGTAGCTCTTCATTCTGCTTTAAACAATTCTGCGCCGCCAAACGACGGTGAGCAGAATGAGACTTCGATGGAAGAAATGGAGATTATCGAACCCCCATCTGAAGACAGTTCAAGGTTTCCGTTGTTGCGTACAAAACTTGCTGCCATTCATGAAGGATGGGAGTCTGCTTGTCATTCTTTTGAGATCAGATTTGCTTCTACCTTTCACCGCATCCcgtttcaatttttatatcTAGCTGTGATTGCAACAGTAATTATTCTTGCTAGTTATTACGGCTACTTTGATGGTGTACCTGCTTGGCGTTCTGTTCATCATTACGGTGAAGAtgttcttttaaattacaTCAAGGGATGCGATATATCAGATACCCGGCAACAAGTAATGACTCTTTCTTCAATCCCTCATTTAGCTGGTACTGTTGGGGACTCCTCACTTCTTCAGATGATCATGAACAGGTTGTattatgaaaaaggaaCTATTGTTGATTTTAGAGAATTTTATGCTTATCTTAACTTCCCTCAATTAGTATCACTTTCGATAGACGGCGATGATTCTTTTCATCCATCTTTGATTGAGTCTTACCAAGTTGGGGGCTATGACGGGGTATCGATCCCGACTCCGGCAACTTTTGGAGGCAGCCCATCTGGTTTCGTGAATGCACCTCTTGTGTATGCTAACCGTGGAAGAATTGAGGATTTCGAGTGGCTTGTAAATAGTGGTATTTACGTAGAATCTAGCATCGTACTTGTTCGAGCAAACCAAAGCGATTTTGCATTGGCGACGGCTAATGCAGAAAAGTACAACGCCTCTgctattttgattttcgaAGATACTTATCTGACGTCTCTCGATAATTTAAATCAGGTGTACCCAGCTGGACCTTATCCATCCGCAAATTCTCTATATCGAGGAAGCGTCGCTAACCATTATTATTACGTCGGCGATCCGTTAACACCAGGTTGGTCTGCACATGAAGAAACAAACCGTATTTCTCCAAAAGACGCGAATGTATTGCCTTCTATAGTGAGCATTCCAATCACTTTCAATGACGGTATAGAATTACTCAAGAGACTACAGGGGCATGGACATTTAGTCAAAGATTCCAACTGGTGTCAAGACCTGGCTCCTGTCTTATCAGAAGTTTGGACTGGCTCCAAAATAAGCTCTCCCGGTTTAGAAGTTAATGTTTTGCAAGATATTGAGgataagcaaaaaataataaacataaTGGCTCAAATTGATGGTTATGAGTCAGATCAAATTTTGGTAGTAGGAGCTCCACGGGACTCCTGGTGTACGGGTGCCTCTGATTCATCCGTCGGCACTTCTCTTTTAATTGATGTTATCTCAACGTTTGCAAACATGGCGCAAGATTTATCTTGGAAGCCAAGACGTACTATTGTATTTGCCAGCTGGGATGCAAGGCAGTTCAATGCAATTGGTAGCACagaatttttggaatactGGAAAGAAAGTTTAGAAGCTAAAGCGGTTGCGTACATAAATGTGGATGTTGCAGTCAGTGGTGATACTTTTACTGCACGAACCGTTCCTGGCTTAAAAAAGGTTATCCAACGAGCATTTGATGTTGCGAATGAGGAAGACGAGATGAAAGCTGCGAACATCATAACCGATGACTTCGATTACACATCGGACCTTACTTCGTTTTTAACTTTTGCTGGAATCCCGGTAGTTAACTTAGCATTCGAAAggaatgaagaaaatccAACACCCATGCCATTTCTCGGCTCTTGTGAAGATACTGTTAGTTGGATTGATACTTTTGGTTCTGAATATTGGGAGAATGCTGCTAGATTAGGGAAAATATGGAGCTATctaatattgtttttagcGAATGACCCGGTTGTTCCTTACGACCTTGAAGACGAGATAAATGGTGTTGGTGAAATGCTGAAACGTATACCTGAGATACCAGGGGCTAATGCACTTGACTTGCGCAAGATCAATGAAGAATTCTCTGAGCTTTTAGAATCCTTAATTCGTTTTGAGGATGAAATCAGAGAGTGGAAATCGTTAATGATGCACAATAGCTATACCGTCTCTGTTAAAAAACATCCAGAGCTTGAAGGGTACAATGCTAAACTTGCCAGATTCGAGAGATCATTCCTTGATGAAGCTGGCCTTCCTGGACATGAATGGTACAAACATTTAATATACGGCCCCAATTTAAGAAATTCACATTCACAGCTATTTCCCTCTATCTTTGATGCTTTACTGTATGGTGACGTTGAAGCTGCtcaaaaagaagtaaaaaggATTGCCTTAGCGTTAGATCGAGCGCACAATGAGATTCGTTTTGCataa